The Desulfonatronum thiosulfatophilum DNA segment GTGTGCACCGATCCGCAGAGGTCGTGTGCTTTATGAAATTAAGGGTGTCAGCATTGAACTGGCTTCTGAAGCACTGCGCCTGGCTGCATATAAGTTGCCAATCAAGACGAGTATCGTGCTGAGGGAGGCATAACATATGAAAACAACTGAACTTCGTGAACTCACGGGTACAGAGCTTCAAGAAAAGCTGCTCGAGTTTCAGAAAGAATTGTTCAATCTTCGATTTCAACATAAAACCGCCCAGCTGGAGAATACGCAACGATTGCCTTTTGTCCGAAAAACAGTTGCACGGATATTGACAGTTATGCGTGAACAAAACGCAGGAGCAAGGTCATGAATACGGAACTCAAGCAAAAGACCAAACGTACTGAAATCGGCGTGGTCATGAGCAACAAGGCTGAGAAAACTATTGTCGTTTCCGTCAATAAACTGGAAAAACATCCTCTGTTCAAGAAATATATTCGACGAAGAAAGAAGATGATGGCCCATGATGAGCAAAATGTATGCAACATCGGGGATAAAGTTGAAATAATCGAAAGTCGTCCTTTGAGTAAACGCAAATGCTGGCAGCTCAAGCAAGTGCTGGAAAGAGCTGTTTAAGAGGCAATCATGATACAAGTTCAATCGATGCTTGATGTCGCGGATAATTCCGGGGCAAAGAAAGTTTTCTGCGTCAAGGTGCTTGGCGGCAGTCATCGCAGATATGCCTCTATTGGAGACATAATTGTTGTTTCCGTTAAGGAAGCCATGCCGCATTCCAAGGTCAAGAAAGGCGAAGTAATGCGAGCCGTGATAGTACGCACGAAAAAAGAAGTGAATCGTCCTGATGGTTCTTTCATTCGCTTTGACAATAATTCCGCCGTACTTTTGAACAAGCAGAACGAACCGGTTGGGACACGCATTTTTGGACCTGTTGCCCGTGAACTGCGCTCCAAGAATTTCATGAAAATTGTTTCACTGGCTCCCGAAGTTCTGTAGGTATATGCCATGAAAAATCGCAAAATATTGAAAAACGACAAAGTCATGGTTATGGTTGGGAAAGACAAAGGCAAGATCGGTAAAGTATTAAAACTCTTTCCTAAAACAGAACGGATCCTCATCGAGGGTGTGAACAAGGTTAAAAAGCATTCCAAGGGAAACCCTTATAAAGGGGAAACCGGAGGAATCAAAGAAAAAGAATCTCCTTTGCACCTTTCCAATGTGAATCTTGTCTGCGATAATTGCTCTAAGCCGACTCGTATCGGCTACAAGCTCATCGAAGCAGACAAAAAGGTCCGGTTTTGTAAAAAGTGTAACGAAATAATTGCTTAAACAAGGTGCGTCATGTCCAGGTTGCAGGAAAATTATAAGAACAAGGTCGCTCCTGAGTTGATGAAGGAGTTTGGGTATTCTTCAGTGATGGAGATTCCACGAATACATAGCATCAGCCTGAATATTGGTCTTGGGGAAGCATCCCAGAACAACAAGCTGATCGAAGATGCTGTCACTGAACTCACCCAGATTGCCGGTCAGAAATCTGTAGTCACCAGGGCTAAAAAATCCATTGCCGCTTATAAGCTACGCGAAGGAATGCCCGTAGGTTGTCGTGTTACCTTGCGACGGGAACGCATGTGGGACTTTCTGGATAAGCTTGTCTCATTTTCATTGCCGCGCGTCAGGGACTTTCGAGGAATACCGGATCGTGGATTCGACGGAAGAGGCAACTTTACCATGGGAATCCGTGAGCATACGATTTTTCCTGAAATCAACATGGATCGCGTTGATCGTGTCAAAGGTATGAATATCACTATAGTGACCACTGCTTCCACCGACAAAGAGGGCAAGACCCTTCTGCAGTTGTTGGGCATGCCATTTAAAAAATAACTTAAGGAGGATGCTTTGGCTCGAACTGCTCTCATCATCAAGGCTGCCAGAAAGCCGAAATTTTCTTCTCGCGCCTACAACCGGTGCCCTGTCTGTGGCCGATCGCGTGCATTTTTAAGGCGCTTTGGCCTATGTCGAATTTGCTTCCGAAACATGTCCCTGGCAGGTGAGTTGCCTGGGGTAAGAAAATCAAGTTGGTAACGAGGACTCCCCATGCTGCTCAATGATCCCATAGCGGATATGCTTGCACGTATTCGCAATGCACAAAAAGCATTGCATAAAGAAGTATTTATTCCTGCTTCAAAAATGACTGAATCAATTTCCGTCATTTTGAAGGAACACGGATTTGTCTCAGATGTCTCCAATGAAGAAGGCAAACTTCGTGTCGTTTTGAAGTATCTTTCTTCTAAGGGCGCCATCTCAGGATCACGACGACTGAGCAAGCCTGGTTTGCGGATATACGTCGGCGCTAAAGATATACCTGCCGTACAAAATGGACTGGGTATCGCCATCCTCTCCACTCCGCAGGGTGTTCTGGAAGGTCGTAAAGCCCATGCCGATAATGTCGGCGGGGAATTGCTCTGCGAAATTTGGTAAGGAGAAGTAACGATGTCACGCATTGGAAAAAATCCGGTCACCCTGCCTCAGGGCGTAGAGATCCGATTGCAAAAAGATCTGATCAATATCAAAGGACCGAAGGGGGAATTGCAGACGCCGACGCATCCAGCAATTCAATATGAGCTGAAGGATAATGCCGTTCACTTGTCACGCGCTGACGACTCACGAACAGCACGTGAACAATTCGGCCTGCGTCGGACTTTGCTCGCAAATTCCGTCAAAGGCGTCACCGACGGTTTTCAAAAAGTCCTTGAGGTGATTGGAGTTGGTTACAAGGTCGCTGTCGAAGGATCTAAGATTACTTTAAACGTCGGTTTTTCACACCCCGTTGAATACGTTTTGCCATCAGGGATGACTGCCAAGGCTGAGGGAAATAAGTTGACGATCAGCGGCATCAACAAAGAGCAAGTTGGTGAAGTTGCCGCCCAGATTCGACGTTTTCGTCCACCAGAGCCATTCAAAGGCAAAGGTATTAAGTATGTTGATGAAGTCATCCGCCGTAAGGCCGGTAAAACTGGTAAAAAATAGGTTTGATCCATGAAATACACGAAATCTCAAGCCAGAATGCGGCGCAGGCAACGTATTCGTAAAAAGATCAGCGGCACTGCTCAACGACCACGACTGGTAGTGTTTCGTTCCAATACGTACATCTATGCCCAGCTCATTGATGATGAGAAAGGTCACACACTCGTGTCCGCATCCTCATTCGCCATGGCGAAAGAAAACGGTTCTACCGCCTTTAACCGAGATGTTGCCACTCAAGTTGGAAAGGATCTCGCCGAAAAGGCGAAGTCCAAGGATATTCTCCAAGTTGTCTTTGATCGTAGCGGATACATCTATCACGGGAAAATCAAGGCTCTTGCCGACGGCGCTCGAGAGGGCGGACTTCAATTTTAATGGGGACCTTCATGGAACAGACGCAACTAGGATTCATTGAGAAAATTGTTTATTTGAACCGCGTGGCCAAAGTTGTAAAAGGCGGGCGCCGATTCAGTTTTAGCGCCTTGGTGGTTGTGGGCAATGGTAAGGATTCAGTAGGCTACGGTCTTGGCAAAGCCAACGAGGTTCCTGAGGCCATACGCAAGGCAACGGAACGCGCTCGCAAATCCATGCAAAAGATCAACCTGGTTGATGGAACGGTTCCATATAAAGTCGAAGGTCAATACGGCGCAGGGCGAGTAGTTTTGAAACCTGCTTCCAAGGGAACAGGCATTATCGCAGGCGGCCCCGTTCGTGCCGTGATGGAAGCAGTCGGAGTCAGCGACATATTGACCAAAGCTATTGGAACAAACAACCCACACAACGTGCTCAAAGCGACAGTACAAGGCCTGGTATCCTTGCGATCCGCCGAACAGGTCAGCACTCTGCGCGGCCAATCCGTCAAGCTGATACGTTGATTCCTTTTCCGGAAACGCACACGATAGAAGCTTATTCCGGGTTTAACATATTTGGAAGGACATCATGAGATTACACGAGCTGTATCCATTTTTTGAAGAACGGAAATCGCGTAAGCGAGTCGGTCGTGGTTCTGGCAGCGGAACCGGCTGTACATCCGGAAAAGGTAACAAGGGGCAAAAATCCCGCAGTGGTGGTACCAAGGCTCCCGGATTCGAGGGGGGACAGATGCCGTTGCAGCGCAGGCTCCCTAAAGGCGGTTTCAAGAATCCGTTCCGAATCGAATATTCCGTGGTGAATCTTGATCGCCTTCTGGAATCTTTTCCAAAATCCGAGTCCATTTCTCTTGAAGAAATTTATAGTGCCGGGTTTGGGAAGAAGGGAATGCCTGTGAAGATTCTTGCCCGGGGATCTGTTTCAACATCCGTCCGTGTTGAAGCGCACAAATTCAGCAAGCAGGCTATAGAAAAAATTACTCAAGCCGGTGGCCAAGCCATTGCCATGGAAGGCGAGCAGAGTGCAGCAGACAACGAGTAAAGCAGGAGGACTTGCGGAACTCAAACGCAAGATTCTTTTTACCTTTTTGTTGCTGGCAACATGCCGAATCGGTGTACATATACCGGTTCCAGGCGTTGATTCACGCGCTATGGTGGATTTTTTTGCCAGTATGCAAGGTACCCTGTTCGGCATGTTCGACATGTTTGCCGGCGGTGGGTTAAGCAACCTGTCTATCATGGCATTGGGCATTATGCCCTACATTTCCGCTTCCATCATAATTCAGCTTTTGACTGTGGTCAGTCCTGAATTGAAAAGATTGAAGGAAGAAGGAGCCGCTGGGCGCAAGAAAATTACACAGTATACGCGATACGGTACTGTGCTTATAGCCGCCATTCAAGGACTTGGAATTGCTATTGGCATTGAAAACATGACCAGTCCGGCCGGAGTTCCCGTCGTCCTTGACGGGGGTTGGGCTTTCCGGCTGACGACTATTATTACCCTTGTTTCCGGCACGGTTCTGTTGATGTGGATCGGTGAGCAGATTACCGAGTATGGTATAGGTAACGGAATTTCCCTGATTATATTCGCCGGTATCGTGGCCCAGCTGCCAGGTGCTGTTTTCAATACATTCCGCTTGATGAGTGCTGGACAGATCTCGCTGTTCGTCGCTATTTTGTTGGCGGTGCTTGTTGCTTCGGTACTTATATTCATCGTTTTCATGGAACGAGGACAGCGCCGAATCCCTATACAATATGCCAAACGTATGTTGGGGCGTAAGATGTACGGGGGGCAGACGACCCATCTGCCACTGAAGATCAATACAGCCGGTGTCATTCCACCCATATTTGCATCTTCAATGCTTATGTTTCCGGCGACTTTGGCTTCATTCTCGCAATCAGAAATACTGAATAGAATTTCCGTTATCTTCGATCCAGCGAGCATCATTTATAATACCGTTTTCGTGGCTTTGATCATCTTTTTCTGCTATTTCTATACAGCTATCATCTTTGACCCCAAGGACATAGCCGAAAATATTCGTAAGCAGGGTGGTTTCGTCCCCGGAATACGTCCAGGTTTAAAGACTCGAGAATATATCGACACCGTCCTTAGCCGGATTACCTTGTGGGGTTCATTATATATATCAGCGATTTGTGTTCTTCCCATGCTGCTTATAGCCCAGTTTAACGTTCCTTTCTATTTTGGTGGAACAGGTGTATTGATTGCCGTTGTTGTCGCGATGGATACCATGAGCAAGGTTGATTCCTATTTGATAACTCATCAATATGAAGGATTGATGCAAAAGACACGGATTAAAGGCAGGCGTTAAGAGTGAAGAAGTTTCTCGGTATTTATCTCAAGAACGAGAAAGAGATAAATATCCTTCGTGAAGCAAATCGGATTGTCTCCATTATTCTTGATGCACTGCAGGAAAAGATTTGTCCTGGTATTAAAACCCTGGAACTGGAAGAAATTGCCTTAACTTGGTGCTCAAGATTTGACGTTAAACCGGCTTTTCTTGGATACCGTGGATTTCCTTATGCATTATGTTGTTCAGTGAACGATCAGGTTGTGCATGGGTTTCCTTCAGAGCGATACCTTGAAGAAGGCGATATTGTCAGTCTTGATTTTGGGATTATATATCAGGGTTTTTATGGCGATTCGGCGCGAACATTTCCTGTTGGAAACATTTCTCCAACCTCTCAGCAATTGATCGACGTTGCCCGAAATGCCCTGGATATCGGAATACGTTCAGCAGTCGTCGGGAATCAACTTTATGATATATCCCGTTCGATACAGAGTTATGTAGAGGGAGAAGGTTGTTCAGTCGTAAAACGATTTGTCGGACATGGAATCGGACGCAGTCTTCACGAGAAGCCTGAAATTCCGAATTTTGTACCTCAAAGGTACACCGATATTCCGTTAAAAACCGGAATGGTGCTTGCCATAGAGCCAATGGTTACCGCCGGTAGAGATGAAGTGGAAATTCTCCCTGATCGTTGGACAGCCATCACAAAGGATCGAAGTCTTGCCGCTCATTTTGAGCACACAATAGCCTTGACTTCTAACGGAACAGAAATCCTGAGCAGGAGTCACGCCGAATACGGCCAAGGGAGAGATTCCTGAACCATGATTAAGCTTTTGATTTAGCGGTAAGATTGATTATTATGGCATTCTATGTGGTCGACCAACGTGATGATTCAAAGAATACTCAACACCTTCTGACGGAAATATGTGGAGCAAGCTATGAAAGTTAAACCATCTGTGAAGAAAGTCTGCGACAAGTGTCAGATCATACGTCGCAATGGAATTTTACGGGTTATTTGCGAGAACCCCCGTCACAAGCAACGACAAGGATAATGGAGGAAACGTGGCACGAATTTCCGGGGTTGATTTACCCAAGAACAAGCGGATGGATATTGCCTTGACGTACATCTACGGCATAGGGCGAACAACTGCCTTAAAAGTCCTTGATGCCACAAGCATTGCTTGGACCAAAAAAACCGATGATCTTACAGCTGACGAGGTCAACGACATTCGCAAAATTATCGAATCAAATTATAAAGTCGAAGGTGACTTGCGCCGGGACGTGACCAGCAACATCAAGCGCCTTATGGATATCGGATGCTATCGGGGACTGCGTCATCGTAAAGGACTTCCCGTTCGCGGCCAGAGCACGCACGCCAATGCTAGAACACGCAAAGGACCACGTCGCTCTATCGTCGGCAAGAAGAAAAAATAATCTCGGCTTTTATATATTAACCCTTTTGAGAACATACTAGGGACAGGAGCGTAATCAGCATGGCAAAACCTGCTCGTAAAGTCGGCAAGCGGAAAGAAAAAAAGAATATTCCATTAGGAATCGCTCATATCCAGGCCAGCTTCAACAATACCATTATTTCTTTCACCGATCAGAAAGGAAACGTCATAAGTTGGGCCAGTTCTGGAATGGCCGGCTTCAAAGGCTCACGCAAGAGCACTCCCTTTGCTGCGCAACTGGCAGCGGAAACAGCTGCACGCAAAGCACAAGAACAGGGTATGCGCACGGTCGGGGTTCTTGTTAAAGGACCAGGCTCCGGACGCGAAGCAGCCATGAGAGCGATTAACAGGGTTGGTTTCCAAGTAACTTACATTCGGGATATCACGCCGATTCCGCATAATGGTTGCCGTCCCCCCAAACGAAGACGTGTTTAACCCAGATTAGGGGAGGTTATTGATTTTGGCCAGATATACAGACGCAAAGTGCCGCATATGCCGCCGGGAAGGTTCAAAACTTTTTTTGAAGGGCGATCGATGTTTTACCGACAAATGTGCATATGAGCGACGTCCATATGCTCCCGGCGATCACGGGCGAGCACGCAAAAAATTTAGTGATTATGCTCTTCAGTTGCGGGAAAAACAAAAACTGCGTCGCACTTTCGGCGTTTTGGAAAAACCCTTCCGCAACTATTTTTACAAGGCCGACAAGCAGCGTGGCGTGACTGGAACAAACCTGCTGCTTCTCCTTGAAACACGTCTTGATAATGTCGTTTACAGAATGGGCTACGCCAATTCCAGGGATCAGGCCCGCCAATTAATTCGTCACGGCCACTTCACCTTGAACGGACACAAGGTCAACATTCCTTCACTCCGAATGCGTATCGGCGACGAGATACTCGTCAAGGAAGCCAGTCGCAAGGTACCTGTTATTCAGGAAGCGCAGCAGGTTATTGCCCGTCGAGGCACTCCGCCCTGGCTTGAAGTTGACGGATCACAACACAAAGGCAAGTTGGTCGCCGTTCCGACACGCGAAGATATATCATTTCAGATTAACGAACAGCTCATTGTCGAACTGTATTCAAAATAATCTTTGCAGGTGTAAAGAATGTTCATTCGAAAAGGCGACAAGTTACTCAATACCCGCAACTGGACGGAACTGGTCAGACCGGACCAGCTTGTCAAAGACAAGCGTTCGTCCTCCTCCTATGGAAAATTT contains these protein-coding regions:
- the rplX gene encoding 50S ribosomal protein L24, translated to MKNRKILKNDKVMVMVGKDKGKIGKVLKLFPKTERILIEGVNKVKKHSKGNPYKGETGGIKEKESPLHLSNVNLVCDNCSKPTRIGYKLIEADKKVRFCKKCNEIIA
- the rplE gene encoding 50S ribosomal protein L5, with the protein product MSRLQENYKNKVAPELMKEFGYSSVMEIPRIHSISLNIGLGEASQNNKLIEDAVTELTQIAGQKSVVTRAKKSIAAYKLREGMPVGCRVTLRRERMWDFLDKLVSFSLPRVRDFRGIPDRGFDGRGNFTMGIREHTIFPEINMDRVDRVKGMNITIVTTASTDKEGKTLLQLLGMPFKK
- the rpsQ gene encoding 30S ribosomal protein S17; its protein translation is MNTELKQKTKRTEIGVVMSNKAEKTIVVSVNKLEKHPLFKKYIRRRKKMMAHDEQNVCNIGDKVEIIESRPLSKRKCWQLKQVLERAV
- a CDS encoding type Z 30S ribosomal protein S14, giving the protein MARTALIIKAARKPKFSSRAYNRCPVCGRSRAFLRRFGLCRICFRNMSLAGELPGVRKSSW
- the rplO gene encoding 50S ribosomal protein L15 — encoded protein: MRLHELYPFFEERKSRKRVGRGSGSGTGCTSGKGNKGQKSRSGGTKAPGFEGGQMPLQRRLPKGGFKNPFRIEYSVVNLDRLLESFPKSESISLEEIYSAGFGKKGMPVKILARGSVSTSVRVEAHKFSKQAIEKITQAGGQAIAMEGEQSAADNE
- the rpsK gene encoding 30S ribosomal protein S11 — protein: MAKPARKVGKRKEKKNIPLGIAHIQASFNNTIISFTDQKGNVISWASSGMAGFKGSRKSTPFAAQLAAETAARKAQEQGMRTVGVLVKGPGSGREAAMRAINRVGFQVTYIRDITPIPHNGCRPPKRRRV
- the rpsM gene encoding 30S ribosomal protein S13 — translated: MARISGVDLPKNKRMDIALTYIYGIGRTTALKVLDATSIAWTKKTDDLTADEVNDIRKIIESNYKVEGDLRRDVTSNIKRLMDIGCYRGLRHRKGLPVRGQSTHANARTRKGPRRSIVGKKKK
- the secY gene encoding preprotein translocase subunit SecY → MQQTTSKAGGLAELKRKILFTFLLLATCRIGVHIPVPGVDSRAMVDFFASMQGTLFGMFDMFAGGGLSNLSIMALGIMPYISASIIIQLLTVVSPELKRLKEEGAAGRKKITQYTRYGTVLIAAIQGLGIAIGIENMTSPAGVPVVLDGGWAFRLTTIITLVSGTVLLMWIGEQITEYGIGNGISLIIFAGIVAQLPGAVFNTFRLMSAGQISLFVAILLAVLVASVLIFIVFMERGQRRIPIQYAKRMLGRKMYGGQTTHLPLKINTAGVIPPIFASSMLMFPATLASFSQSEILNRISVIFDPASIIYNTVFVALIIFFCYFYTAIIFDPKDIAENIRKQGGFVPGIRPGLKTREYIDTVLSRITLWGSLYISAICVLPMLLIAQFNVPFYFGGTGVLIAVVVAMDTMSKVDSYLITHQYEGLMQKTRIKGRR
- the rpsH gene encoding 30S ribosomal protein S8, coding for MLNDPIADMLARIRNAQKALHKEVFIPASKMTESISVILKEHGFVSDVSNEEGKLRVVLKYLSSKGAISGSRRLSKPGLRIYVGAKDIPAVQNGLGIAILSTPQGVLEGRKAHADNVGGELLCEIW
- the rplF gene encoding 50S ribosomal protein L6 produces the protein MSRIGKNPVTLPQGVEIRLQKDLINIKGPKGELQTPTHPAIQYELKDNAVHLSRADDSRTAREQFGLRRTLLANSVKGVTDGFQKVLEVIGVGYKVAVEGSKITLNVGFSHPVEYVLPSGMTAKAEGNKLTISGINKEQVGEVAAQIRRFRPPEPFKGKGIKYVDEVIRRKAGKTGKK
- the rpsD gene encoding 30S ribosomal protein S4, whose translation is MARYTDAKCRICRREGSKLFLKGDRCFTDKCAYERRPYAPGDHGRARKKFSDYALQLREKQKLRRTFGVLEKPFRNYFYKADKQRGVTGTNLLLLLETRLDNVVYRMGYANSRDQARQLIRHGHFTLNGHKVNIPSLRMRIGDEILVKEASRKVPVIQEAQQVIARRGTPPWLEVDGSQHKGKLVAVPTREDISFQINEQLIVELYSK
- the rpmC gene encoding 50S ribosomal protein L29, translating into MKTTELRELTGTELQEKLLEFQKELFNLRFQHKTAQLENTQRLPFVRKTVARILTVMREQNAGARS
- the rpmJ gene encoding 50S ribosomal protein L36, yielding MKVKPSVKKVCDKCQIIRRNGILRVICENPRHKQRQG
- the rplR gene encoding 50S ribosomal protein L18, with the translated sequence MKYTKSQARMRRRQRIRKKISGTAQRPRLVVFRSNTYIYAQLIDDEKGHTLVSASSFAMAKENGSTAFNRDVATQVGKDLAEKAKSKDILQVVFDRSGYIYHGKIKALADGAREGGLQF
- the map gene encoding type I methionyl aminopeptidase, coding for MKKFLGIYLKNEKEINILREANRIVSIILDALQEKICPGIKTLELEEIALTWCSRFDVKPAFLGYRGFPYALCCSVNDQVVHGFPSERYLEEGDIVSLDFGIIYQGFYGDSARTFPVGNISPTSQQLIDVARNALDIGIRSAVVGNQLYDISRSIQSYVEGEGCSVVKRFVGHGIGRSLHEKPEIPNFVPQRYTDIPLKTGMVLAIEPMVTAGRDEVEILPDRWTAITKDRSLAAHFEHTIALTSNGTEILSRSHAEYGQGRDS
- the rpsE gene encoding 30S ribosomal protein S5 → MEQTQLGFIEKIVYLNRVAKVVKGGRRFSFSALVVVGNGKDSVGYGLGKANEVPEAIRKATERARKSMQKINLVDGTVPYKVEGQYGAGRVVLKPASKGTGIIAGGPVRAVMEAVGVSDILTKAIGTNNPHNVLKATVQGLVSLRSAEQVSTLRGQSVKLIR
- the rplN gene encoding 50S ribosomal protein L14 — translated: MIQVQSMLDVADNSGAKKVFCVKVLGGSHRRYASIGDIIVVSVKEAMPHSKVKKGEVMRAVIVRTKKEVNRPDGSFIRFDNNSAVLLNKQNEPVGTRIFGPVARELRSKNFMKIVSLAPEVL